A single Candidatus Brocadiia bacterium DNA region contains:
- a CDS encoding Trm112 family protein has product MINKEMLDIMACPLCKADVRLEGAKIICTRPECACRFRIEDDIPVMLMEEAERPCPKCGQQREWLDGQDLLKCAKCGNQFRPLSKGQG; this is encoded by the coding sequence ATGATAAACAAAGAGATGCTCGATATAATGGCCTGCCCGCTATGCAAAGCCGATGTCAGGCTGGAAGGCGCCAAGATTATCTGCACCCGGCCGGAATGCGCCTGCCGCTTCCGGATTGAAGACGATATCCCGGTGATGCTGATGGAAGAAGCCGAACGTCCCTGCCCCAAGTGCGGCCAGCAACGGGAATGGCTGGATGGCCAGGACCTGTTAAAATGCGCTAAATGCGGCAATCAGTTCAGACCCCTGTCGAAAGGCCAAGGTTAA
- a CDS encoding MGMT family protein, translating into MLKHCLVKTDFGWCGLTADAGGTIKKIVLPGRNKQSVLKRLGIKTADYADYSGNKLAEELRNYFRGRKVRFKTKPDLSECTRFERKVYRTLQRIPYGRVITYSELARRAGVPGGARAVGNAMARNPLPILIPCHRVVRKNGQIGNFSAIGGAGLKYKLLKLEKAR; encoded by the coding sequence ATGCTGAAACACTGTCTGGTTAAGACTGACTTCGGATGGTGCGGCTTGACAGCCGATGCCGGAGGAACCATTAAGAAAATCGTTCTGCCCGGCAGGAATAAGCAATCGGTACTGAAGCGATTAGGCATCAAGACCGCGGATTACGCAGATTATTCCGGCAATAAACTTGCCGAAGAATTAAGGAATTATTTCCGGGGCCGGAAGGTCAGGTTTAAGACCAAACCGGACCTGAGCGAATGCACCAGATTTGAAAGGAAGGTCTACCGGACATTACAAAGGATACCTTACGGACGGGTGATAACCTATTCGGAACTGGCCCGCCGGGCCGGAGTTCCGGGCGGCGCCCGGGCTGTGGGTAACGCCATGGCTAGGAACCCATTGCCGATACTGATACCCTGCCACCGGGTGGTCCGGAAGAACGGACAAATCGGTAATTTTTCGGCCATCGGCGGCGCGGGATTAAAATATAAACTTTTGAAACTGGAGAAAGCACGATGA
- the gatD gene encoding Glu-tRNA(Gln) amidotransferase subunit GatD: MTADLYKGYKGQAKETLIKHNVKVWSDVVINTSKGEFKGIILPRSETGDPFHIVLKLHSGYNTGININVITEIKEVGYKEAIYKIPEKAFPYDPKKHNVTLLGTGGTIASRLDYRTGAVIPAFTPGELYGAVPELADICNLKTIKLFGVFSENMGPEQYIATAQAIGKEIKEGAEGIVIGHGTDTMHHTAAILSFMVQDSPVPIVMVGSQRSSDRPSSDAALNLINSVRTAAESDAAEVMICMFGPTSDQYCLLHRGTRVRKMHSSYRSTFRTIGNIPLGLVSPTEFKFFTQDYKRRRKDRNVKIDTAFNEKVAIVYYYPNMKPDMIDSLIDNGYQGIVIAGTGLGHVNKPLYPSLKKAVQKGITVVMTVQTLWGYVQMYVYDTGRDLMDLGIIPCANMLPEVAYMKLCWVLGHTTEPQKVKEMMLTPVAGEITEREPHDGYLILQGGIPEVEAFTSTYLK; this comes from the coding sequence ATGACCGCTGATTTATACAAAGGCTACAAAGGACAGGCCAAGGAGACCCTGATAAAACATAACGTCAAGGTCTGGAGCGATGTGGTCATCAATACCTCTAAAGGTGAGTTCAAGGGTATCATCCTGCCCCGTTCCGAGACCGGCGACCCGTTCCATATCGTGCTCAAGCTCCATTCCGGTTACAATACCGGCATCAACATCAACGTCATCACCGAAATCAAAGAGGTCGGCTATAAAGAGGCCATCTACAAGATACCCGAAAAGGCGTTTCCCTACGACCCCAAGAAGCACAATGTCACCCTGCTGGGCACAGGCGGCACCATCGCCTCGCGGCTGGACTACCGCACCGGCGCGGTTATCCCGGCCTTTACCCCGGGCGAGCTCTACGGCGCCGTGCCCGAACTGGCCGACATCTGCAACCTCAAGACCATCAAGCTTTTTGGAGTCTTCAGCGAGAACATGGGGCCGGAGCAATACATCGCCACGGCCCAGGCCATCGGCAAGGAAATCAAGGAAGGCGCCGAAGGCATCGTCATCGGCCACGGCACCGACACCATGCACCATACCGCGGCCATCCTGTCCTTTATGGTCCAGGACTCGCCCGTGCCCATCGTCATGGTCGGCTCCCAGCGCTCCAGCGATCGGCCTTCCAGCGACGCCGCGCTCAACCTGATAAACTCCGTCCGGACCGCCGCCGAGAGCGACGCCGCCGAGGTAATGATATGTATGTTCGGCCCGACCAGCGACCAGTATTGCCTGCTCCATCGCGGCACCAGGGTCCGCAAGATGCACTCCAGCTACCGGAGCACCTTCCGGACCATCGGCAACATCCCGCTCGGGCTGGTCTCGCCCACCGAGTTCAAGTTCTTCACCCAGGATTACAAACGCCGGCGCAAGGACCGCAACGTTAAGATAGACACCGCCTTCAATGAAAAGGTAGCCATCGTATATTACTACCCCAATATGAAGCCGGATATGATAGACTCCTTAATAGACAACGGCTACCAGGGCATCGTTATCGCCGGCACCGGACTAGGCCACGTCAACAAGCCGTTATATCCATCCCTCAAGAAGGCCGTCCAGAAGGGCATTACTGTGGTCATGACCGTTCAGACCCTTTGGGGCTACGTCCAGATGTATGTCTACGACACCGGCCGCGACCTGATGGATTTGGGTATCATACCCTGCGCCAATATGTTACCGGAAGTGGCCTATATGAAGCTGTGTTGGGTGCTCGGGCACACTACCGAACCGCAAAAGGTAAAAGAGATGATGCTCACGCCCGTGGCCGGCGAAATAACCGAACGCGAACCGCACGATGGGTATCTGATATTGCAGGGCGGCATACCCGAGGTCGAGGCATTCACATCTACATATCTGAAGTAA
- the gatE gene encoding Glu-tRNA(Gln) amidotransferase subunit GatE, with product MPKQDYNDLKFYQGLGFKSGVEIHQQLFTAKKTFCNCPAGQYTPKYDAEILRHMRPTLSELGEYDGCALMEFKTKKQVIYRLKRETTCTYEMDDTPPFLVNQDGLDIVIEIALLLNCSLVDEMHISRKQYLDGSIPTGFQRTSVVGINGWIPYKDRKIGISHICYEEDACREISDVGHKIVFKTDRLGMPLIEVITYPDMRTPEEIKEVVTELGRLIRSTGKVRRGIGSVRQDVNVSVTGGSRVEIKGVPKVGWIPTLTHHEALRQRDLLAISKLLAQRKITEAGLNTPKKDITKELANAKSEIIQSALSAESVLGGIKLTGLAGILNQPAQPTKTFADEIAGRLRVIACLDKMPNFFHTDKYPEYPGSAEDLAQIKKALDIGKDDAGVVVWGSAGDVATALEETRLRVIDAVRGVPNETRQPFRSGINDFERILPGANRMYPDTDSPPTRITNERIEAIRAQMKEPPMVREKRYLGLSIPPRISWELADSIRATAADRIFSDTKANPTLVAVTLTQQMKALRRKGVDVAKITDSALTEMFTLYAKGAFYKEAIPAILSELPANGKDGVKGVIDRLKLSPIPESKYDSSIKEVIKANAFKPYHTKDTGIADKKVRYYAGKIMKKYLGRINGQLLNKYIQHQLA from the coding sequence ATGCCTAAACAAGATTACAACGATCTGAAATTCTACCAGGGCTTGGGCTTCAAGTCCGGCGTAGAGATACACCAGCAGTTATTCACCGCCAAAAAGACCTTCTGCAATTGCCCGGCCGGGCAGTACACTCCGAAATACGACGCCGAAATCCTGCGCCATATGCGCCCGACCCTATCCGAACTGGGCGAATACGACGGCTGCGCCCTGATGGAATTCAAGACTAAAAAGCAGGTCATCTACCGGCTCAAACGCGAAACCACCTGCACCTACGAGATGGACGACACCCCGCCCTTCCTGGTCAACCAGGACGGACTGGATATCGTCATCGAAATCGCGCTGCTCCTCAACTGCTCGCTGGTGGACGAAATGCACATCTCGCGCAAGCAATACCTGGACGGCAGCATCCCGACCGGATTCCAGCGCACCTCCGTGGTCGGCATCAACGGCTGGATACCCTATAAAGACCGGAAAATCGGCATCAGCCACATCTGCTACGAAGAAGACGCCTGCCGGGAGATATCCGACGTCGGGCACAAAATAGTATTCAAGACCGACCGGCTGGGCATGCCCCTGATAGAGGTCATCACCTATCCGGATATGCGGACGCCCGAAGAGATCAAGGAAGTGGTTACCGAGCTGGGACGGCTGATACGCTCCACCGGTAAGGTCCGCCGGGGCATCGGCTCGGTCCGCCAGGACGTCAATGTCTCGGTCACCGGCGGCTCGCGGGTGGAAATCAAGGGCGTGCCCAAGGTCGGCTGGATTCCGACCCTGACCCATCACGAAGCACTGCGCCAGCGCGACCTGCTGGCCATATCCAAACTGCTGGCCCAGCGTAAAATCACCGAGGCCGGACTCAATACCCCAAAAAAAGATATCACCAAAGAATTGGCTAATGCCAAATCGGAAATAATCCAATCCGCCTTGTCTGCCGAAAGCGTGCTGGGCGGCATAAAACTCACCGGACTGGCCGGCATCCTCAACCAACCGGCACAGCCGACCAAAACATTCGCCGACGAGATTGCCGGACGGCTCAGGGTAATTGCCTGCCTGGACAAGATGCCTAATTTCTTCCATACGGACAAGTACCCGGAATATCCCGGCTCGGCCGAAGACCTGGCGCAGATAAAAAAAGCGCTGGATATCGGCAAGGACGATGCCGGCGTGGTAGTCTGGGGCTCGGCCGGCGACGTGGCTACGGCACTGGAAGAGACCCGCCTGCGCGTCATAGACGCCGTCAGGGGCGTGCCCAACGAAACCCGCCAGCCGTTCCGGAGTGGCATCAACGACTTTGAACGCATCCTGCCCGGCGCCAACCGGATGTATCCGGATACCGACTCGCCGCCCACCCGGATAACCAACGAGCGCATCGAAGCCATCCGGGCACAGATGAAAGAACCTCCGATGGTCAGGGAAAAACGCTACCTCGGGCTGAGCATCCCGCCCCGAATATCTTGGGAACTGGCCGACTCTATCCGGGCAACAGCTGCTGATAGGATATTCAGCGACACCAAGGCCAACCCCACACTGGTAGCCGTGACGCTCACCCAGCAGATGAAAGCGCTCCGGCGCAAGGGCGTGGACGTAGCTAAGATAACCGACAGCGCCCTGACCGAAATGTTCACATTGTATGCCAAAGGCGCGTTCTATAAAGAAGCCATCCCGGCCATCCTGTCCGAATTGCCGGCAAACGGCAAAGACGGCGTTAAAGGCGTGATTGACCGCCTGAAGCTCAGCCCCATACCCGAAAGCAAGTATGACAGTTCAATCAAAGAAGTGATAAAGGCAAACGCATTCAAACCCTACCATACCAAGGATACCGGGATAGCCGACAAAAAGGTCCGCTACTACGCCGGGAAAATAATGAAAAAATATCTGGGTCGAATAAATGGCCAGCTCCTGAATAAATATATCCAACACCAACTTGCATAA
- a CDS encoding glutamine synthetase family protein: MRNYDLSLTPHLVARYLGKPPADFTRADLVKFIKANNIQMLNFRYVGGDGQLKTLNFVITGLKQLESILAAGERVDGSSLFSYIDAGSSDLYVIPRYRTAFVNPFSAIPAVDVLCSYYTSKGDPLPSAPERIIALAHQSLKSATGLGMEAMGELEYYVLSGKNPLYPSNAQRGYHASAPFAKWEYLRLEAVQALASMGCSIKYNHSEVGHIPDAEMEMEQHEIEMLHIPIEEAADQVVLAKWVLRMLGHKYGVTVSFAPKLLVGHAGSGMHIHTRLVKNNRNMMLDHNKLSDVTHKVIAGYLKLAASLTAFGNTVPVSYLRLVPKHEAPTNICWGDRNRSVLVRVPLGWRNERDMARNANPQEKSKSPGNSDSQTVEFRCPDGSGNIHLLMAGLAVAARHGLQMAGALDLARKLYVDVNIFHDEFKKIQKTLPQLPLSCWQSADCLLYDRAVYEKDNVFSSKVIDGIAKKLKSYDDKNLSHRLYGKTQKIKELINQYLHCS, translated from the coding sequence ATGAGAAATTATGACCTATCCCTGACACCGCACTTGGTTGCCCGCTACCTGGGCAAACCGCCGGCCGATTTCACCCGGGCCGACCTGGTTAAGTTCATCAAAGCCAATAACATCCAAATGCTCAATTTCCGCTATGTGGGCGGCGACGGCCAGCTCAAGACCCTCAACTTCGTGATTACCGGCCTGAAACAACTGGAAAGCATCCTGGCGGCCGGCGAACGGGTAGACGGCTCATCCCTGTTTTCCTACATCGATGCCGGCTCCAGCGACCTCTATGTCATCCCACGCTACCGGACCGCGTTCGTCAACCCATTCTCGGCCATACCGGCCGTGGATGTGCTCTGCTCTTATTATACCAGCAAAGGCGACCCGCTGCCCAGCGCGCCTGAACGCATCATCGCCCTGGCCCATCAATCGCTCAAGTCCGCTACCGGGCTGGGCATGGAAGCTATGGGCGAACTGGAATATTATGTCTTGTCCGGCAAGAATCCGCTTTACCCCAGCAACGCCCAGCGCGGTTACCACGCCTCCGCCCCGTTCGCCAAGTGGGAATACCTCCGCCTTGAGGCCGTCCAGGCTTTGGCCTCAATGGGATGCTCCATTAAATACAACCATTCCGAGGTCGGCCATATCCCCGATGCCGAGATGGAAATGGAACAGCACGAAATAGAGATGCTCCATATTCCCATAGAAGAGGCGGCTGACCAGGTAGTCCTGGCCAAGTGGGTACTTCGGATGCTCGGCCATAAATACGGCGTGACCGTGTCCTTCGCCCCTAAACTGCTGGTCGGACATGCCGGTAGCGGCATGCATATCCATACCCGGCTGGTCAAGAATAACCGGAACATGATGCTCGACCATAACAAGCTGAGCGATGTCACCCATAAGGTCATCGCCGGCTACCTCAAGTTGGCCGCATCGCTGACTGCCTTCGGCAACACCGTGCCGGTATCTTATCTGAGGCTGGTACCCAAACACGAAGCGCCGACCAACATCTGCTGGGGCGACCGCAACCGCTCGGTGCTGGTGCGCGTACCGCTGGGCTGGCGCAACGAACGCGATATGGCCCGCAACGCCAACCCGCAGGAAAAGTCCAAATCGCCCGGCAATAGCGACAGCCAGACCGTGGAATTCCGCTGCCCGGACGGTTCGGGCAACATCCATTTATTGATGGCCGGCCTGGCCGTGGCCGCCCGGCACGGGCTGCAGATGGCCGGCGCGCTCGACCTGGCCCGCAAGCTATACGTCGATGTCAATATTTTCCACGATGAGTTCAAGAAAATACAAAAAACACTGCCACAGCTGCCGCTTTCCTGCTGGCAATCAGCCGACTGCCTGTTATATGACCGGGCCGTTTACGAGAAGGATAACGTCTTCTCTTCCAAGGTCATTGACGGCATCGCCAAGAAACTCAAAAGCTACGATGACAAGAACCTAAGCCATAGACTATACGGTAAAACCCAGAAAATAAAGGAGCTGATTAACCAATATCTACACTGCAGCTAA
- a CDS encoding sensor domain-containing diguanylate cyclase has product MNKISPKAVDYFQIFLEASPDMIVISDNHGKVVECSNSVEYFLGYAKKELIGKAISDLYFNPVDRYKLLDTLKKYGKVIDYETRLKNKSGRMMPISTSMTYFRDASGRIIGTLGIAKDIRRRKELEQKVLKMAITDGLTGLFDRGHFNVMINKAVDKANNTKNPLSLIMIDLDGFKEYNDTKGHLEGDKVLHEVGRIVHRVIRPKIDTAFRYGGDEFVILLPGQYEDMAMRSADKIRKQIEQTFKKQITGSIGVSRLRPFQSSYSLIKSADEAMYRSKKYGGNRVSIG; this is encoded by the coding sequence ATGAATAAGATTTCACCTAAGGCTGTAGATTATTTCCAGATATTTCTGGAGGCCTCGCCGGATATGATTGTCATCAGCGATAACCATGGCAAGGTCGTCGAATGCAGCAATTCCGTGGAGTATTTTCTGGGTTATGCCAAGAAAGAGCTGATTGGCAAGGCTATCTCCGACCTTTATTTCAACCCGGTAGACCGGTACAAGCTTCTTGATACCCTTAAGAAATACGGCAAGGTTATAGATTACGAGACCCGGCTGAAGAATAAGTCCGGTCGGATGATGCCGATCAGCACCAGCATGACCTATTTCCGCGACGCCAGCGGACGGATAATCGGGACATTGGGGATTGCCAAGGATATCCGCCGGCGCAAGGAGCTGGAGCAGAAAGTCCTTAAGATGGCCATCACGGACGGCCTGACCGGGCTTTTTGACCGCGGACATTTTAACGTTATGATAAACAAAGCCGTGGATAAAGCCAATAACACCAAGAACCCGCTCAGCCTGATAATGATTGATTTGGACGGTTTCAAGGAATACAATGATACCAAAGGTCATCTCGAAGGCGATAAGGTTTTGCACGAGGTCGGCCGGATTGTCCATAGGGTCATCAGGCCTAAGATTGATACAGCTTTCAGGTACGGCGGTGACGAATTCGTCATCCTTCTTCCCGGCCAGTATGAAGATATGGCCATGCGTTCGGCCGACAAGATACGCAAGCAGATAGAACAAACATTCAAGAAGCAAATTACCGGCAGTATCGGCGTCAGCCGCCTGCGTCCTTTCCAGAGCAGTTATTCACTGATAAAATCAGCAGATGAGGCGATGTATCGTTCCAAGAAATACGGCGGTAACAGGGTTTCTATCGGATAA
- the ruvA gene encoding Holliday junction branch migration protein RuvA: MFDYFIGQIKSKNPAAAVLEVNGIAFKFLIPASTYDALPAEGQVKLFAHLAISGGMGATEIGLYGFATGDERQLFQLLMMVTRVGPSMALRIVSGASVQQTCRAIISDDVKFLAKIKGVGEKTAQRIIMELKETVSTRLPMGQSDFTTSTDRSAAADAILAMVSLGYQRITAEKNVKDAVKLLGPKSSTEEIVRKALSQI; encoded by the coding sequence ATGTTTGATTATTTTATCGGACAAATAAAGAGCAAGAACCCGGCCGCCGCGGTATTGGAAGTCAACGGCATTGCTTTTAAGTTTCTGATACCGGCATCAACTTACGATGCCTTGCCGGCGGAAGGACAGGTGAAATTATTCGCACATCTGGCCATATCAGGCGGCATGGGCGCGACTGAGATAGGGCTTTACGGATTTGCTACCGGCGATGAGCGCCAGTTATTCCAGCTTTTAATGATGGTTACACGGGTCGGGCCGTCAATGGCGTTACGCATCGTTTCGGGCGCTTCGGTCCAGCAGACTTGCCGGGCGATTATATCTGATGACGTCAAGTTCCTGGCCAAGATAAAAGGCGTCGGTGAGAAAACAGCTCAACGAATCATTATGGAACTGAAAGAGACTGTCAGCACCAGATTACCTATGGGTCAGAGTGATTTTACTACGTCCACCGACCGGTCCGCGGCGGCCGATGCGATATTGGCCATGGTTTCGCTGGGTTACCAGCGCATCACCGCGGAGAAAAATGTTAAGGACGCGGTTAAACTTCTCGGGCCCAAGTCATCCACTGAGGAAATAGTCAGAAAGGCGTTGTCACAGATATGA
- a CDS encoding tetratricopeptide repeat protein, translating into MKKVILLAAVLIILTYCGCGGTPDADLSGLKAEDFYELGLSWLNNKQAQRAEMVFRKAIALKPGYADAYIKLGYAYYFMYEQFLASTEYKDDAPKYYNLSYNCFKEGAKYKPDDPECYTGLARLELAGGRYENAVKYLLIARGNNPVDDIDMEATICYELGRSYVELGKLAEALKEYKTYLDVAPLGEEQEDAKMAIKYLEEQLSKDHSPGKN; encoded by the coding sequence ATGAAGAAAGTAATTTTACTGGCAGCCGTTTTAATTATCCTGACGTATTGCGGCTGCGGCGGTACTCCGGATGCCGACCTGTCCGGACTGAAGGCCGAAGATTTTTACGAGCTGGGTCTAAGCTGGTTGAATAACAAACAGGCCCAGCGCGCCGAGATGGTATTTCGCAAGGCCATCGCTCTTAAGCCTGGCTACGCCGATGCCTACATTAAGCTGGGCTACGCCTATTATTTTATGTATGAGCAATTCCTGGCATCGACTGAATACAAGGATGATGCCCCCAAGTATTATAACCTGTCCTACAACTGTTTTAAGGAAGGGGCAAAATATAAACCTGATGATCCTGAATGTTATACCGGACTGGCCCGGCTGGAATTGGCCGGCGGCCGATATGAGAACGCGGTTAAATATCTGCTTATTGCCCGGGGGAATAATCCGGTGGATGATATCGATATGGAAGCGACTATATGTTACGAACTGGGCCGGAGTTATGTAGAGCTGGGTAAGCTGGCCGAAGCGCTTAAGGAATATAAAACTTATCTTGACGTCGCGCCGCTGGGCGAGGAGCAGGAAGACGCCAAGATGGCCATAAAATACCTGGAAGAGCAACTATCCAAGGATCATTCGCCGGGTAAGAATTGA
- a CDS encoding flavin reductase, whose protein sequence is MNPKTFYKISYGLYLICSKKGDKINGQIANTVFQVTSEPATIAVSINKKNLTHEFITVGKVFTVSILAQDMPMNLIGTFGFKSGRDINKFEGVRYRAGQTGAPVVEQYSIGYLECEVVSSFDVETHTIFIGRVIDAEITGNAEAMTYDYYHKVKRGTAPASAPTYIKEDKPEGDSKMKKYKCSVCGYIYEPEKGDPESGIKPGTAFEDIPDDWVCPLCGVGKDKFERID, encoded by the coding sequence ATGAACCCTAAAACATTCTACAAAATAAGCTACGGTTTGTACTTGATATGCTCCAAAAAAGGGGATAAAATCAATGGACAGATTGCCAATACCGTATTTCAGGTGACCTCTGAGCCGGCTACCATAGCCGTAAGCATCAACAAAAAGAACCTGACACACGAATTCATCACGGTCGGCAAAGTATTCACCGTTTCGATACTGGCGCAGGATATGCCCATGAATCTTATCGGCACGTTCGGGTTTAAGAGCGGGCGGGATATTAATAAATTTGAAGGCGTCCGGTACCGGGCCGGCCAGACCGGCGCGCCGGTAGTGGAGCAGTATTCTATCGGTTACCTGGAATGCGAGGTTGTCAGCAGTTTTGACGTGGAAACGCATACCATATTCATCGGCCGGGTGATAGACGCCGAAATCACCGGCAATGCCGAAGCCATGACCTACGATTATTACCATAAAGTCAAGCGCGGAACGGCTCCGGCCAGTGCGCCTACTTATATTAAAGAGGATAAACCGGAAGGAGACAGTAAAATGAAGAAGTATAAATGCTCCGTATGCGGTTATATCTATGAACCCGAAAAGGGCGACCCGGAATCAGGCATAAAACCTGGCACCGCCTTCGAGGATATTCCTGACGACTGGGTCTGTCCGCTCTGCGGCGTGGGTAAGGATAAATTCGAAAGGATAGATTAA
- a CDS encoding FprA family A-type flavoprotein — protein MKIRELKKDVFTVGAIDWDRRLFDELIPLPDGTSYNSYLIKGSNKTALIDSVDPAKREVLMDNLKELGVTSIDYVIAHHAEQDHSGSIPDVLAAYPMAKCVCTPKCKEMLKDLLLIPDNRFIEVKDRETISLGNRTLEFIYTPWVHWPETMVTFLKEDQTLFSCDFFGSHLATSDLYVTDEPRVYEAAKRYYAEIMMPFRSLIQKHIEKAKALGVKLIAPSHGPVYNKPEFIINAYADWTSDKVKNEVVIAYVSMHGSTKRMIDYFISGLMKKDIAVKPFNLPKTDIGQLAMALVDAATIIIGTPTVLVGPHPAAVYATYLANALRPKARFASIIGSYGWAGKVPEVITSMLPNLKVEVIPPVFAKGYPKAEDYKALDRLIDDIAVKHQTIK, from the coding sequence ATGAAAATAAGAGAGCTGAAGAAGGATGTTTTTACGGTCGGCGCCATTGACTGGGACCGCCGTCTATTTGACGAGCTTATTCCTTTGCCGGACGGTACCAGCTATAACAGTTACCTGATAAAGGGCTCGAATAAGACCGCGCTGATAGATTCAGTTGACCCGGCCAAGCGCGAAGTGCTGATGGATAACCTCAAAGAGCTGGGCGTAACCAGCATCGATTACGTCATCGCCCATCACGCCGAGCAGGACCATTCCGGCTCCATACCGGATGTCCTGGCTGCTTACCCGATGGCCAAGTGCGTCTGCACGCCAAAGTGCAAGGAGATGCTTAAGGATTTGCTCCTGATACCGGATAATAGGTTTATCGAGGTCAAGGACCGCGAGACGATATCGCTAGGCAACCGGACGCTGGAATTCATCTACACGCCCTGGGTGCATTGGCCGGAAACTATGGTGACATTTCTCAAGGAAGATCAGACTCTATTTTCGTGCGATTTCTTCGGCTCGCATCTGGCTACCAGCGACCTTTATGTCACCGACGAACCGCGGGTATACGAGGCGGCCAAGCGCTATTATGCCGAGATAATGATGCCGTTCCGGAGCCTGATACAAAAGCATATCGAGAAGGCCAAAGCGCTGGGCGTAAAGCTGATAGCTCCCAGCCACGGTCCGGTGTACAACAAGCCGGAATTCATCATCAACGCCTATGCCGATTGGACATCGGACAAGGTCAAGAACGAAGTGGTTATCGCTTATGTTTCTATGCACGGCAGCACCAAGCGGATGATAGATTATTTTATCAGCGGGTTGATGAAGAAAGATATCGCCGTAAAACCATTCAATCTGCCCAAGACCGATATCGGCCAGCTGGCCATGGCTCTGGTGGACGCGGCGACCATCATTATTGGAACTCCGACCGTGCTGGTCGGTCCGCACCCGGCGGCTGTTTACGCCACTTATCTGGCCAACGCCCTGCGGCCCAAGGCCCGGTTTGCCTCTATCATCGGTTCTTACGGTTGGGCCGGCAAGGTGCCCGAGGTGATTACCTCGATGCTGCCTAACCTTAAAGTCGAGGTTATTCCGCCGGTATTTGCCAAAGGCTATCCTAAAGCAGAAGATTACAAGGCTCTTGACAGGTTAATCGATGATATCGCAGTGAAACATCAGACTATAAAATAG
- a CDS encoding WD40 repeat domain-containing protein, with product MRNKLYPVLLIIGLALVIAIPVALTETKSVEKKSMLELERVLTGHTEGVFTVAYSPEGQTLASAGQDKTVKIWDMTSGYEIHSLEGHSGLVWSVAYSPDGSLVASGSDDGLIKLWDPITGEEVRTIDAPSAIWDVVFSPDGKRLASGNDNARASLWNVANGQEIQSLHEHRAQVFVVAFSPDGKMLASGAHDNKIVLWDLATYKVIRVLEGHTHLLFTLTFSPNGKTLASGSFDNTIRLWDATTGIRLNTLKGHTQWIRSVVYSPNGKIIASGAQDNTIRLWDAATGVELEKIVAHNHWVHALSFSPDGTHLASGSLDKTIKIWKVKY from the coding sequence ATGAGAAATAAACTTTATCCGGTACTGTTGATAATCGGATTGGCTCTGGTTATAGCCATACCCGTGGCATTGACCGAAACCAAGTCGGTAGAAAAGAAATCCATGCTGGAGCTGGAGCGGGTATTAACCGGACATACCGAGGGTGTTTTCACGGTGGCTTACAGTCCGGAAGGTCAGACTCTGGCTTCAGCCGGCCAAGATAAAACCGTAAAAATATGGGATATGACTAGTGGTTATGAAATACATAGCCTTGAAGGGCACAGCGGGTTAGTTTGGTCAGTGGCTTATAGCCCGGATGGTAGTTTGGTTGCATCCGGTTCAGACGATGGTTTAATAAAACTCTGGGATCCGATAACCGGTGAGGAAGTCAGGACTATTGACGCTCCATCCGCTATCTGGGACGTTGTTTTCAGCCCGGACGGCAAGAGGCTTGCTTCGGGTAATGATAACGCCCGGGCCAGCTTGTGGAACGTGGCCAATGGCCAGGAAATCCAATCGCTCCATGAACACCGGGCCCAGGTGTTCGTTGTGGCATTCAGCCCGGACGGCAAGATGCTCGCCTCTGGCGCGCATGATAATAAGATTGTGCTCTGGGATTTAGCTACATATAAAGTTATCCGTGTCCTGGAAGGGCACACGCACCTGCTGTTTACCCTGACCTTCAGCCCGAACGGCAAGACCCTGGCCTCGGGCAGTTTTGATAATACCATCAGGCTCTGGGATGCAACAACCGGCATACGACTGAATACGCTCAAAGGGCATACCCAATGGATACGTTCGGTTGTTTACAGTCCCAACGGCAAGATAATCGCCTCCGGCGCCCAGGATAACACCATCCGGCTCTGGGACGCGGCTACCGGCGTGGAGTTGGAAAAGATTGTTGCTCATAATCACTGGGTTCACGCCCTGTCATTCAGCCCGGATGGTACGCACCTGGCCTCGGGTAGTCTTGACAAGACTATCAAAATCTGGAAAGTTAAATATTAA